From a single Campylobacter concisus genomic region:
- a CDS encoding colicin D domain-containing protein, which yields MAKNFVDSVLSDHSSINYRNYHALGENIGSLGAVGKVGQIAKNSSKLANIGKNGDNIVKNNKPSDTKSATTNSNNNGNNWNNNGNDGMIVAEGSEVVNKNIDIVFKDSQLQKKLKHAGDFDLPTKYTKENLLNFKEAIKEHMNATTTTKIHGTYRGQQVTHYLDKKTGLNVIIDNKGEFLSTWKLNNSQLNNLINRGSL from the coding sequence ATGGCTAAAAATTTTGTAGATAGTGTCTTAAGTGATCATAGTTCTATAAATTATAGAAATTATCACGCACTAGGCGAAAATATAGGTTCTCTTGGAGCTGTTGGTAAAGTAGGACAAATAGCAAAAAATAGTAGCAAACTAGCAAATATCGGTAAAAATGGCGACAATATAGTTAAAAACAATAAACCAAGCGATACTAAATCGGCTACTACAAATTCAAATAACAATGGGAACAATTGGAATAATAATGGCAATGATGGTATGATTGTTGCCGAGGGAAGTGAGGTTGTAAATAAGAATATTGATATAGTTTTTAAAGACAGCCAACTGCAAAAGAAATTAAAACACGCAGGAGATTTTGATTTGCCTACAAAATATACCAAAGAAAATTTACTAAATTTCAAAGAAGCAATTAAAGAGCATATGAATGCTACAACTACAACAAAAATCCATGGAACATACAGGGGGCAACAAGTAACTCATTATTTAGATAAAAAAACTGGTTTGAATGTAATAATAGATAACAAAGGCGAGTTTTTAAGCACTTGGAAACTAAATAATAGTCAGTTAAATAACCTAATAAATAGGGGAAGCCTATGA
- a CDS encoding colicin immunity domain-containing protein has translation MSYNNFLELMNDFVNNKISADIYQTYFFKLLHDDNEFFDKYYDIMQDLFYDVEEYCSNKQLRNDGEIDEYELKNSTINTLKLIRIQE, from the coding sequence ATGAGTTACAATAATTTTTTAGAATTGATGAACGATTTTGTTAATAATAAAATAAGTGCCGATATATATCAAACTTATTTTTTTAAATTATTGCATGATGATAATGAATTTTTTGATAAGTACTATGATATTATGCAGGATTTGTTTTATGATGTGGAAGAATATTGCTCCAATAAACAATTAAGAAACGATGGAGAAATTGATGAATACGAATTAAAAAATAGCACAATAAACACATTAAAATTAATTAGGATACAAGAATGA
- a CDS encoding c-type cytochrome yields the protein MKELKIFAIVVILSGVLYWGIEPYAHTKLHPHTANAEYNFSKEDTNYAKHFLEQKKAALETAKASGNKASIDAATKDVEVAQKILDDYTAFWNDINSIDLTKGDATKGADTFVAAGCTGCHGIEAAGMPAGMDAETASQSFGVVPPDLSTAGKIYDDKFLAALIKNPTMALKLTHKFNDEHPFPMTAFMGAGGDINAETADIVAYLKKVSADYEKANNKITEEKVFADACQRCHDIKYDKKYAFSNKVSLAAYMGSNPPDLSMMIRSKGDEYLHKFINDTQKMLPGTAMPRVGLNKAAEDDVVSYIQKVGDKKKVERESTGLYVMIYFFILGIFAWLWKRKVWSELH from the coding sequence ATGAAAGAGCTTAAAATTTTTGCCATTGTTGTTATTCTTTCAGGTGTTTTATATTGGGGTATCGAGCCTTATGCTCACACAAAGCTTCACCCTCATACTGCAAATGCTGAGTATAACTTCTCAAAAGAAGATACTAACTATGCAAAGCACTTTTTAGAGCAAAAAAAGGCAGCACTTGAGACTGCTAAGGCTAGCGGAAATAAGGCAAGTATAGATGCGGCTACAAAAGATGTAGAAGTAGCACAAAAAATTCTTGATGACTATACAGCATTTTGGAATGACATTAACTCTATTGATCTTACAAAAGGTGACGCTACAAAGGGTGCTGATACTTTTGTAGCAGCTGGATGTACAGGATGCCACGGTATAGAGGCAGCAGGTATGCCAGCTGGTATGGATGCTGAGACAGCTAGTCAAAGCTTTGGTGTAGTGCCACCAGATCTTAGTACCGCTGGTAAAATTTATGACGATAAATTCTTAGCCGCACTCATTAAAAATCCAACTATGGCTTTAAAGCTAACTCATAAATTTAACGACGAGCATCCATTTCCGATGACCGCATTTATGGGCGCTGGTGGTGATATAAATGCTGAGACTGCTGATATAGTAGCTTATTTGAAAAAGGTATCTGCTGATTATGAAAAGGCAAATAATAAGATCACTGAAGAAAAGGTTTTCGCTGATGCATGTCAAAGATGTCATGATATAAAATATGACAAAAAATATGCATTTAGCAACAAAGTAAGCCTTGCTGCTTATATGGGCTCAAATCCACCTGATCTATCGATGATGATTCGTTCAAAAGGTGATGAGTATTTACATAAATTTATAAACGATACTCAAAAGATGCTACCAGGTACCGCAATGCCAAGAGTTGGCTTAAATAAAGCTGCTGAAGACGACGTGGTATCTTATATCCAAAAAGTAGGTGACAAGAAGAAGGTTGAGCGCGAGAGCACAGGGCTTTATGTCATGATCTACTTCTTTATATTAGGAATTTTTGCTTGGCTTTGGAAACGCAAAGTTTGGAGCGAACTCCACTAA